GAGTTGGCCTTGCGAGGCAAATCTTTTCACGGGCTGCCCGTCCATGAAGAGCGCCAAGTCGTCGCGGTGCGGCCCGACGGTGCTGCGTTGGAGCAGACGGTCTTTGTCCAAATGCGAGCGGAACAAAGTGTTCAAGTCGCGTTCGGTCATGTCGCTCTCGTAGCGGGCGTCCACCTGTTCGCGGTCGGCGGATATGGCGGCATAAAAGTCCTTAAACAGGGGTTGGAAGGTGGCGATGAAGTGGCTGCGTTGCTCGTGCAACATTTGGGCTGGGGCGGGCATTTGCCGGTCAATGCTTTCGAGCAGGGAGGCATCGAAGGTTTTTTCCTCAAAAAATTTTTTCAGGAGCGCGTTGCGTTGTTTGAGCAGGGCATTGTAGGTCAGCAAATTTTGCAAATAGTTGGGGGAAATCTGCGAGAGTGTGGCGTCGAGGAATCGCCGCCGGTCTTCGCTGCCATCTTGCACCAGCGTCACGTCGTCGGGTGCAATCATCACCACGGGGAAGAGGCCGATGTAGTCGGTCAAGCGGGTGAAGGACACACCGTTGCGCTCGATTTCCTTGCGTTGGCCGACAGGATATTTAGCGACGATGTCGGATTGGCTTGCGTCGTTCCCCTGTGGTTGGGCGAATCTGCCCTCTAAGCGGAAAAACGCGGCACCATGCCGTACCAAGTGTTTGTCGTTCAGCCCCGTATGGCTTTTGCACAAACAAAGAAAATGCACCGCGTCGAGGACGTTGGTCTTTCCCATCCCGTTGAGGCCAGTGAAGCAATTGAGGCGGGGCGAAAGGTCGAACGTTTGA
This genomic interval from Saprospiraceae bacterium contains the following:
- a CDS encoding DNA replication/repair protein RecF, which encodes MHLSRLKLTNFKNYESQTFDLSPRLNCFTGLNGMGKTNVLDAVHFLCLCKSHTGLNDKHLVRHGAAFFRLEGRFAQPQGNDASQSDIVAKYPVGQRKEIERNGVSFTRLTDYIGLFPVVMIAPDDVTLVQDGSEDRRRFLDATLSQISPNYLQNLLTYNALLKQRNALLKKFFEEKTFDASLLESIDRQMPAPAQMLHEQRSHFIATFQPLFKDFYAAISADREQVDARYESDMTERDLNTLFRSHLDKDRLLQRSTVGPHRDDLALFMDGQPVKRFASQGQLKSFLLALRLAQYEVLRREKGFAPILLLDDIFDKLDERRVRQLVGLLIEREFGQIFITDTQRSRVEAIVSSFTGDYKIFEIENGVVD